One genomic segment of Vibrio nitrifigilis includes these proteins:
- a CDS encoding GNAT family N-acetyltransferase, producing MECLLAKDKQYAKLITHTNMSQYYRQYGINWDDEMFDNTWEHFDNYEIFDHQQRVGVVRFSRTGDVIYLRDLQIEALYQNKGLGQQVIRWAKSYAVTHGATSLNLRVFPSNPAIALYKREGFTQVGQVNKVMEMTYPIA from the coding sequence ATGGAATGTTTGTTGGCGAAAGATAAGCAGTATGCCAAGCTGATCACTCACACGAACATGAGCCAATATTATCGTCAGTATGGGATTAACTGGGACGATGAGATGTTCGACAATACGTGGGAACATTTCGATAACTACGAAATTTTTGATCATCAGCAACGCGTCGGTGTGGTACGTTTTTCTCGCACTGGTGATGTGATTTATTTACGTGATTTGCAAATCGAAGCCTTATATCAAAATAAAGGGCTGGGGCAGCAAGTGATTCGTTGGGCTAAGAGTTACGCTGTCACACATGGGGCGACGTCACTTAACTTGCGCGTTTTTCCGAGTAATCCAGCCATCGCACTGTACAAAAGAGAAGGATTCACTCAAGTAGGTCAAGTCAATAAGGTCATGGAAATGACATACCCAATTGCTTAA
- a CDS encoding GNAT family N-acetyltransferase: MGWPCYQFPLTHEQIEQHCAQQQVFPYLFMHQGAKLGFVELYYLEQGCYRICRVFIAPHARGNGLAKQMLQSLMTLAKQEHQCRHLSLGVFSHNTTALQCYQSLGFETVSSSISKDHNSGEQWLLYRMEKWL, encoded by the coding sequence TTGGGGTGGCCGTGCTATCAATTTCCGTTAACGCATGAACAAATTGAGCAACATTGTGCGCAACAACAAGTGTTTCCATATTTGTTTATGCATCAGGGTGCTAAACTAGGCTTTGTCGAATTGTATTATTTAGAGCAAGGCTGCTATCGAATCTGCCGAGTGTTTATCGCACCGCATGCACGTGGTAATGGATTGGCCAAACAGATGTTGCAATCATTGATGACACTTGCTAAACAAGAACATCAATGTCGGCATTTGAGCTTGGGTGTGTTCAGTCATAATACGACGGCATTACAGTGTTATCAGAGTTTAGGGTTTGAAACGGTATCATCGTCGATCTCAAAAGATCACAATAGCGGTGAACAGTGGTTGTTATATCGAATGGAAAAGTGGCTGTAG
- a CDS encoding nickel/cobalt transporter — MSHSHHHHHSNPVDAQTTQRYLTPARLVTLAVVFATLGVLLHLLYQLWPQILMFSIQWQRSTVDELSQLIYSSVMNQKAMFSLIEISFLYGIFHSIGPGHGKLIVSSYLSTNPTKINASLAITVISAFVQAIVAIAIVSSFLFVMHLTIRHVNHFVGQIFNVSYLGVLLIGVVIFFQGAKYFWQHRGKTQSHHTHHHHDEHEHHHMNEEGVCSCGHKHTATPTELNHATTMKEYIAIIMSIGVRPCTGAILVLFFAELAHQYWIGILSALLMAVGTACTTSTIALLTVSGRKVVQRYMRDEHQSHPWIAPTVRLISGAALVFVAYVMFHQSGFGISPVFNVHTKGPF; from the coding sequence GTGTCACATTCGCATCATCACCATCATTCTAATCCTGTGGATGCTCAAACCACCCAGCGCTATTTAACACCAGCACGTCTGGTGACTCTTGCGGTTGTGTTCGCGACATTAGGGGTGTTGTTACATCTTCTTTATCAGCTTTGGCCACAGATATTAATGTTTAGTATTCAATGGCAACGCAGTACCGTAGATGAATTGAGCCAACTGATTTATTCCTCGGTAATGAATCAAAAAGCGATGTTTTCTCTTATCGAGATAAGCTTTTTATATGGTATTTTCCATTCAATTGGCCCCGGGCATGGCAAGTTAATTGTGAGCTCGTATCTATCGACTAACCCCACCAAAATTAACGCGAGTTTAGCGATCACTGTCATTTCGGCATTTGTGCAAGCAATCGTCGCCATTGCCATCGTCTCTTCGTTTTTGTTTGTAATGCATTTAACGATACGTCATGTCAATCACTTCGTTGGCCAGATATTTAATGTCAGTTACCTAGGGGTATTGCTTATTGGCGTCGTGATTTTTTTCCAAGGTGCAAAATACTTTTGGCAGCATCGCGGCAAAACGCAGAGTCACCACACGCATCACCATCATGATGAACATGAGCACCATCACATGAATGAAGAGGGAGTGTGTAGCTGTGGTCATAAACATACAGCGACGCCAACAGAGCTAAACCATGCAACCACGATGAAAGAATATATCGCGATTATCATGAGCATTGGTGTGCGCCCGTGCACAGGAGCAATTCTCGTGCTGTTTTTTGCAGAACTTGCCCATCAGTACTGGATTGGAATATTAAGCGCCTTACTCATGGCGGTAGGAACAGCCTGCACCACATCAACGATTGCGTTATTAACGGTATCAGGGCGTAAAGTCGTGCAACGATATATGCGTGATGAACATCAAAGTCACCCGTGGATAGCGCCTACGGTTAGGCTCATTTCAGGAGCGGCATTAGTCTTTGTTGCGTACGTGATGTTTCATCAAAGCGGTTTTGGCATTTCACCAGTCTTTAATGTCCACACAAAAGGCCCCTTTTAA
- a CDS encoding DUF1007 family protein has protein sequence MQTHRPSVRRISALCFALFTSACLSFQVHAHPHSWVDMTTIIEGDKNGITGFKNIWTFDAMTTAYLFDGEDMSPKHRQTTLDKLANSILHNMLSTHYFTYFYHNKTPIRYLTGKDPILTTAKGKATYRFTLPLTKPYPLTTDPLKFLIFDPTYYVDMSWKGRDNIVLSPELKKYCDFKIIEPHPTPKQVARAAAIPIDADPDDTLGQLFTQSLTLTCHPSH, from the coding sequence GTGCAAACCCATCGACCTTCAGTTCGTCGCATAAGCGCGTTATGTTTTGCTTTGTTCACCTCAGCTTGTCTTTCATTTCAAGTCCATGCCCATCCTCATTCCTGGGTAGATATGACGACGATCATCGAAGGAGATAAAAATGGCATTACTGGTTTCAAAAATATCTGGACCTTTGATGCAATGACAACCGCTTATCTATTTGATGGTGAAGACATGTCGCCAAAGCACCGCCAAACAACCCTAGATAAACTAGCGAATTCGATTCTGCACAATATGCTCTCAACGCACTATTTCACCTATTTCTATCACAATAAAACACCAATTCGCTATTTAACCGGGAAAGACCCAATCTTGACCACGGCGAAAGGTAAAGCGACCTACCGTTTTACACTACCGCTCACTAAACCCTACCCTTTAACCACCGATCCACTAAAATTTCTAATTTTTGATCCGACCTATTACGTTGATATGTCTTGGAAAGGGCGCGATAACATTGTGTTATCACCTGAGCTAAAAAAATACTGTGATTTTAAGATAATCGAACCTCACCCGACGCCAAAACAGGTTGCTCGCGCCGCCGCAATTCCTATTGATGCCGACCCTGATGATACCTTAGGACAACTTTTCACCCAGAGCTTAACGCTCACATGTCACCCATCTCACTAA